The following are from one region of the Methanobacterium alcaliphilum genome:
- a CDS encoding Mur ligase family protein has product MKVAVIGLGVEGKKAVKSLQEHKCEVYATDLNENIQLESGDELDLDLDLGRHDFDKIFSSDAVVLSPSLWESDLAQKLIESKKLLSDVIGGNRSIFTIAVTGTNGKTTTSFMIRDILKNAGLNVLLGGNAGGGFDGYTEMILESEVNSYDVLVVEVCDMTMGFCDYNFQFDLVVVTNLGRDHLDYHGSLDEYLQRVGKFLKGKRAILNKTDNLLQKVSKNAEICEFYGECDYSTHLFGKFNKYNAGAAEAVSKALQIDDQIIKDTLENFNAIEGRIKSYNIYGSKVVIGKTDNADAISSVLNEMDFPVIFIGTPRPNETWRLEILEEALKANPSLLVVFPGLDSDLEPAMHKLKCLDFQGQLKIAKNTDEILTIILNRAKNGDNVLIGGNGQSTILKIQKKLENTDI; this is encoded by the coding sequence ATGAAAGTTGCCGTTATCGGTTTGGGTGTTGAAGGAAAAAAAGCAGTTAAATCTCTTCAAGAACATAAATGCGAGGTTTATGCCACGGATTTAAATGAAAATATTCAGCTTGAATCAGGAGATGAACTGGATCTGGATCTGGATCTGGGTAGACATGACTTTGATAAAATATTCTCTTCAGATGCAGTGGTCCTGAGCCCTAGTTTATGGGAAAGTGACTTGGCCCAAAAATTAATAGAATCAAAAAAACTCTTATCTGATGTTATTGGGGGAAATAGATCTATTTTTACCATAGCAGTCACAGGTACCAATGGCAAAACCACAACCTCATTTATGATAAGGGATATCCTTAAAAATGCGGGATTAAATGTGCTTCTAGGTGGAAATGCTGGTGGCGGATTTGATGGTTACACGGAGATGATTTTAGAATCTGAAGTAAATTCATATGATGTTCTGGTTGTGGAAGTATGTGATATGACTATGGGATTCTGCGACTACAACTTCCAATTTGATCTGGTAGTGGTGACTAATCTAGGCCGTGATCACCTTGATTACCATGGTTCTCTGGATGAATACCTCCAGAGGGTAGGTAAATTCTTAAAAGGTAAAAGAGCCATACTTAATAAAACAGATAATCTATTACAAAAAGTATCTAAAAACGCTGAAATCTGTGAATTCTACGGGGAATGTGATTATTCCACACATTTGTTCGGTAAATTTAATAAATACAATGCTGGAGCTGCTGAAGCTGTAAGTAAGGCGCTTCAGATTGATGATCAAATAATTAAAGATACTTTAGAAAACTTCAATGCCATTGAAGGCCGTATAAAATCTTATAATATATATGGGAGTAAAGTAGTAATTGGTAAAACAGACAATGCTGATGCCATCTCATCTGTACTAAATGAAATGGATTTCCCAGTGATTTTTATTGGAACCCCCCGCCCTAATGAAACATGGCGCTTAGAAATTTTAGAAGAAGCATTAAAAGCAAACCCTTCATTACTGGTGGTTTTTCCCGGTCTTGATTCTGATTTAGAGCCTGCAATGCACAAACTAAAGTGTTTAGATTTTCAGGGCCAGCTAAAAATAGCTAAAAATACTGATGAAATACTGACAATCATTTTAAACAGGGCTAAAAATGGAGACAACGTGTTAATTGGAGGCAACGGCCAATCAACAATTTTAAAAATCCAGAAAAAACTCGAAAACACTGATATATAA
- a CDS encoding DUF308 domain-containing protein, which yields MEKNTTALILIILGLIVLFFPLLGVIPLSLITGFVVLFLGIGLIFAGIDDMSESVGMGILAIILGIIALILGFGFILVPGLFSWLVGFVIWIVGILLIIAGIVGIISKTGGSRWNGVVALIIGLLYIIIGNLVSDPRILGALIGLWLLVTGIIMLFIKE from the coding sequence ATGGAAAAAAATACAACAGCATTGATTCTGATTATCTTAGGTCTGATTGTCCTGTTTTTTCCGCTTTTAGGTGTAATTCCATTAAGCCTGATCACGGGATTCGTAGTTTTGTTCCTGGGTATAGGTCTTATATTTGCAGGAATAGATGATATGAGTGAAAGTGTAGGAATGGGGATACTTGCCATTATATTGGGAATAATAGCTTTGATTCTTGGGTTTGGATTCATATTAGTACCAGGACTATTCAGCTGGTTAGTTGGTTTTGTTATATGGATAGTGGGTATATTGCTGATTATAGCCGGTATAGTAGGTATAATATCAAAAACAGGGGGTAGTAGATGGAACGGAGTAGTGGCCCTGATAATTGGGTTATTATATATTATAATAGGTAATCTCGTTTCAGATCCTAGAATATTAGGTGCCCTGATTGGATTGTGGCTATTAGTAACTGGGATAATCATGTTATTCATAAAAGAATAA
- a CDS encoding 2-oxoacid:acceptor oxidoreductase subunit alpha encodes MNSLNLDGDVSIVLCGEAGQGIQTVENILVKSIKTGGYNVFSTKEYMSRVRGGQNSTQIRVSSNKVRAYVDRIDILVALSERAVEHLKDRISDDTWIICDQNLLHDLDDYYNIIRVPFLDKASELGGPIFSNVIAAGALSCILGIDKDDFDECITAMFESKGEKILSGDLKAGREGYSLGQTLINSGEISVNVNKNSHLKNDILINGTEAVGLGCISGGCRFMSSYPMTPSSPLQVFIASNAHEFDMVFEQAEDEIAAINMALGASYAGARSIVATSGSGFALMVEGVGLAGMIETPIVIYLAQRPGPAVGLPTRTAQEDLDLALYGSPGEFPRIILAPGNFQDALELSHHAFNLADKYQIPVFILSDQYFADIYYNIENLDLDGLEVDNHIIETPSDYNRYELTPDGISPRGIPGYGNGLVLADSDEHDAEGHISEDLNVRTLMVQKRLKKMDKIKEDAFAPELISASKSDNFKLMVVGWGSTYGPIKEALEELNREDIAFLHFKQIYPLTKNTPNLLAMAEKTIILENNAKGQFANLIKLETGFEIHDKFLKYNGMPYSVEEVVKILKDNLGGI; translated from the coding sequence ATGAATAGTCTGAATTTAGATGGTGATGTTTCTATTGTTCTCTGTGGAGAAGCAGGTCAAGGAATTCAAACTGTGGAAAATATACTGGTTAAATCAATTAAAACTGGAGGATACAATGTTTTTTCTACAAAAGAGTACATGTCACGTGTTAGAGGGGGTCAAAATTCCACACAGATTAGAGTTTCCTCTAATAAAGTTAGGGCTTACGTAGATAGAATTGATATCCTGGTGGCATTAAGTGAAAGAGCAGTTGAACATTTAAAAGATAGAATATCCGATGATACATGGATAATATGTGATCAAAACCTACTTCATGACCTTGATGATTATTATAATATAATCAGAGTCCCATTTTTAGACAAGGCCAGTGAATTAGGGGGGCCCATTTTTTCTAATGTCATTGCTGCTGGAGCATTATCTTGCATACTAGGTATTGATAAAGATGATTTTGACGAATGTATAACTGCCATGTTTGAGAGTAAGGGTGAAAAAATATTATCCGGAGATCTTAAAGCAGGTCGTGAAGGATACAGTCTCGGACAAACACTAATAAATTCTGGTGAGATTTCAGTTAATGTTAATAAAAACTCTCACCTTAAAAATGATATTTTAATTAATGGTACAGAAGCTGTTGGTCTGGGCTGTATATCTGGAGGCTGCCGCTTTATGTCGTCTTACCCCATGACTCCATCTAGTCCTCTTCAGGTTTTCATAGCCAGTAATGCTCACGAATTTGATATGGTATTTGAACAAGCGGAAGACGAAATTGCAGCAATAAACATGGCCCTGGGGGCATCTTATGCTGGTGCCCGATCAATAGTGGCCACATCTGGAAGTGGATTCGCCCTTATGGTGGAAGGTGTGGGGCTAGCGGGTATGATTGAAACACCAATAGTGATCTACCTGGCTCAAAGACCGGGGCCTGCAGTGGGGCTTCCCACGCGTACTGCTCAAGAAGACCTGGACCTTGCACTTTATGGAAGTCCCGGAGAATTCCCAAGAATTATTCTAGCACCTGGAAATTTTCAGGACGCCCTTGAATTATCACACCATGCATTTAACCTTGCAGATAAATACCAGATCCCTGTTTTCATTCTCTCCGACCAGTATTTTGCTGATATCTATTACAATATAGAAAATCTGGATTTGGATGGGCTGGAAGTGGACAATCACATTATAGAAACCCCTTCGGATTATAATAGATACGAGTTAACCCCTGATGGAATATCTCCACGAGGAATACCGGGTTATGGTAACGGTCTGGTACTGGCTGATTCTGATGAACACGATGCGGAAGGACATATCAGTGAAGATTTGAATGTCCGTACACTAATGGTTCAAAAGCGTTTGAAAAAGATGGACAAAATAAAAGAGGATGCATTCGCCCCTGAATTAATCAGTGCTTCTAAATCAGATAATTTCAAATTAATGGTTGTTGGGTGGGGTTCAACCTATGGACCTATAAAAGAGGCTTTGGAAGAACTAAATAGAGAAGATATTGCTTTTCTCCACTTTAAGCAGATATATCCTTTAACTAAAAACACCCCCAATCTCTTGGCAATGGCTGAAAAAACCATTATTTTGGAAAACAATGCCAAAGGACAATTCGCCAACCTTATTAAATTAGAGACTGGTTTTGAGATTCATGATAAATTTTTAAAATATAATGGGATGCCTTATTCTGTAGAAGAAGTAGTTAAGATTCTTAAAGATAATTTAGGGGGTATTTAA
- a CDS encoding phospholipase D-like domain-containing protein produces the protein MEKIKVSGKLVDDKEKPLFNIKLNITADHSSLFDIDPVLAETVTDNQGKFSMEFIPTKEFMENKKNQIKIEFFIDDKNIMELSKDIKEEIIDFGIINFHEANIGIEGRIIDDKGDPIEGLTVIAEDVDYGKLELNALELLGSKVKSLFSENISSDDGFLGQYLGFIKNKYDLLFSIRDDYLGSSVTDENGYYRIIYHPDKYREILDKEPDIRIIVKDRFGVFELRKTGIYQDIKCVIEKIDDLIINRAEIEGWESTLKTDTSSRVTNGNNIEILIDNQQAWEKMVQVIDKAESYIYLTQFVFYPEFIPRFFTSSQDPSTFQEDETLAYKLLQAQKKGVDVKIIINENRVVPDNYDELYDYFKDSGVEVRRFPAKGPFSMHAKVIVADGKRSFIIGSPFTQSYWDTSKHDINEPRRLEKNEGPYHDVSTYFEGPVIHHIEEFFIELWNYLSDLHFDGQNKIMENKSKNQKINNSFMESGPDINPLLQIENETVQIVRSITPQTLSKKGELGVLESYRKAINNAQEFIYLENQYFTNKYIVGALKRAVELNPHLQVILLINEVPDVPTYRSWQHYGFEVMGIDLKKLIIEHPQIGVFAKWSGKFQNGKNKLSNCYIHSKVAIVDDKWATIGTANLDGSSLSCAEEFGSSETSTKHRNMEMNAVLFDKDSSGKGNIENFRRILWSEHMGMDIIDFKRPRGGWLDLWKDKGFENISHLSKEEIILHGGILPYSTKNNPKEQIKDLVEQYRRLKARFNR, from the coding sequence ATGGAAAAAATCAAGGTTTCCGGAAAACTGGTAGATGATAAAGAAAAACCCCTCTTTAATATAAAATTAAATATAACGGCGGATCATTCATCTCTTTTTGATATTGACCCTGTGCTGGCAGAAACTGTCACAGATAATCAGGGCAAGTTCTCTATGGAGTTTATACCCACCAAAGAATTTATGGAAAATAAGAAAAACCAGATAAAGATTGAATTTTTCATAGATGATAAAAACATAATGGAACTTTCTAAAGACATTAAAGAAGAAATTATTGATTTTGGTATTATAAATTTCCATGAAGCCAATATTGGAATAGAAGGTAGGATAATAGATGATAAAGGAGATCCCATAGAAGGTTTAACAGTAATTGCTGAAGATGTGGATTATGGTAAATTAGAATTAAATGCCCTGGAACTTTTAGGATCCAAAGTCAAATCATTATTCAGTGAGAACATCAGCTCTGATGATGGATTTTTAGGCCAATACTTGGGGTTCATAAAAAATAAATATGATCTATTATTCTCTATACGGGACGATTATTTAGGATCATCAGTTACAGACGAGAATGGATATTATCGAATAATTTACCATCCGGATAAATACCGGGAAATTCTGGATAAAGAACCAGATATAAGAATAATAGTCAAGGATAGGTTCGGTGTATTTGAACTTCGAAAGACGGGAATTTACCAGGACATTAAATGTGTCATTGAAAAAATAGATGATCTCATCATTAACCGTGCAGAAATTGAAGGTTGGGAATCTACCTTAAAAACTGATACTTCTTCAAGGGTCACTAATGGTAACAACATTGAAATATTAATCGACAACCAGCAGGCCTGGGAAAAAATGGTGCAGGTTATTGATAAAGCAGAATCTTATATTTACCTGACTCAGTTTGTATTTTACCCGGAATTCATACCTCGATTTTTCACATCATCCCAGGACCCTTCCACTTTCCAGGAAGATGAAACTTTAGCCTACAAACTCCTGCAAGCTCAAAAAAAGGGAGTTGATGTTAAAATAATTATAAATGAAAATAGAGTGGTTCCAGATAACTACGATGAATTATATGATTATTTTAAAGATAGTGGTGTCGAGGTTCGCAGATTCCCAGCTAAAGGTCCTTTTTCAATGCATGCCAAAGTAATTGTCGCCGACGGTAAACGAAGTTTTATAATTGGCTCGCCATTCACCCAAAGCTACTGGGACACCAGTAAACATGATATAAATGAACCCCGACGATTAGAAAAAAACGAAGGCCCTTACCACGATGTTTCTACTTATTTCGAAGGCCCAGTGATTCATCATATTGAAGAATTTTTCATAGAATTATGGAACTATCTCTCTGATTTACATTTTGATGGGCAAAATAAAATCATGGAAAACAAATCTAAAAACCAGAAAATCAATAATAGTTTCATGGAGAGCGGCCCTGACATTAATCCACTTTTACAAATAGAGAATGAAACTGTTCAAATTGTTAGATCAATTACTCCACAAACATTAAGTAAAAAAGGAGAGTTAGGAGTACTGGAATCTTATAGAAAAGCCATAAATAATGCCCAGGAATTTATATACCTTGAAAACCAGTACTTCACTAATAAATATATTGTCGGGGCATTAAAAAGAGCAGTTGAATTAAACCCTCATTTGCAGGTTATTCTCTTAATCAATGAAGTTCCAGATGTTCCTACTTACCGCAGCTGGCAGCACTATGGATTTGAAGTTATGGGTATCGATTTAAAGAAGCTCATAATTGAACACCCTCAAATCGGAGTTTTTGCAAAATGGTCTGGGAAATTTCAAAATGGGAAAAACAAATTAAGTAACTGTTACATCCACAGTAAAGTGGCTATTGTTGATGATAAATGGGCAACTATAGGAACTGCTAACTTGGATGGGTCTTCTTTAAGTTGTGCCGAGGAATTTGGGAGTAGCGAAACATCAACTAAACACCGGAACATGGAGATGAATGCAGTTCTATTTGATAAGGACTCGTCTGGAAAAGGTAATATTGAAAATTTCAGGAGAATTCTTTGGAGCGAACATATGGGGATGGATATTATTGATTTTAAGCGTCCTAGGGGAGGATGGTTAGATTTATGGAAAGATAAAGGTTTTGAAAATATAAGTCACTTATCCAAAGAAGAAATTATTCTCCACGGTGGTATATTACCTTATAGTACTAAAAATAATCCTAAAGAACAAATAAAAGACCTCGTGGAACAGTACAGAAGACTGAAAGCAAGATTTAATCGTTAA
- a CDS encoding PadR family transcriptional regulator produces the protein MVGLLRFTSIDGKEVRLLTLFILHTLNDKPCSGYDLIKAMQEKTSGGWTPSKGTIYPLLKQLQEEKLIKVSEIGKRSRTIFEITPQGKKLLYNIRKTRKESRKKFSQFRDLFNEMFGEEETKLNEIFFKIQTLIKDIPPEKEEDIVVILEKCILELKNL, from the coding sequence ATGGTTGGATTATTGAGATTCACATCAATAGATGGGAAAGAAGTAAGATTATTAACTTTATTCATTTTACATACTTTGAATGACAAACCATGTTCTGGTTATGATTTAATAAAAGCCATGCAGGAAAAAACTTCTGGTGGTTGGACTCCCAGTAAAGGTACTATTTATCCCCTATTAAAACAATTACAGGAAGAAAAATTAATAAAAGTTTCTGAAATTGGAAAACGCTCAAGAACCATCTTTGAAATTACCCCTCAAGGAAAAAAATTATTATATAATATTCGCAAAACCCGAAAAGAATCCAGAAAAAAGTTTTCTCAATTTAGAGATTTATTTAATGAAATGTTTGGAGAAGAAGAAACAAAATTAAATGAGATATTTTTTAAGATACAAACATTAATCAAGGATATTCCTCCTGAAAAAGAGGAAGACATTGTTGTGATATTAGAAAAATGTATTTTAGAATTAAAAAATCTCTGA
- a CDS encoding thiamine pyrophosphate-dependent enzyme, with protein MDLEDYKVDGADIAWCPGCGNFSILQSLKMALGDLEIKPEDLVMVSGIGQAGKLPHYIKSNMFNGLHGRSLSPATGIKASNTEMTVIDVSGDGCMYGEGGNHFMHTIRRNPNITNIVHNNMVYGLTKGQASPTSQKHFKTPFQVDGVFEEPFNPISTAITLGASFVARAFAGDISETKEVIKKAIMHKGYALVDIFQPCVSFNKINTFQWFKENTYYLEDDHNPFNRLDALKRSMECPTYNQKFPLGIFYINEGKKTFEENLPVYERDSSPLYSRKVDREKLKALVESKRII; from the coding sequence ATGGATCTTGAAGATTATAAAGTAGATGGTGCAGATATTGCATGGTGTCCAGGGTGTGGTAATTTTTCCATATTACAGTCACTGAAAATGGCACTGGGAGATCTAGAAATAAAACCAGAAGATTTGGTTATGGTGTCCGGTATTGGCCAGGCCGGAAAATTGCCCCATTATATTAAATCCAATATGTTTAACGGCCTTCATGGACGTTCTTTATCACCAGCTACAGGCATAAAAGCTTCAAATACTGAAATGACTGTTATAGATGTTAGTGGGGATGGTTGTATGTATGGTGAAGGGGGAAACCATTTCATGCACACCATTCGCAGAAACCCCAATATAACTAATATTGTGCACAACAATATGGTCTATGGTTTAACCAAAGGGCAGGCATCACCCACCAGTCAAAAGCATTTTAAAACACCTTTCCAAGTAGATGGTGTTTTTGAAGAACCATTTAACCCAATTTCTACAGCCATAACATTAGGTGCGAGTTTTGTGGCCCGGGCTTTTGCAGGAGATATTTCTGAGACCAAAGAAGTAATAAAAAAAGCTATAATGCATAAAGGTTATGCATTGGTTGACATATTCCAACCATGTGTGAGTTTTAACAAAATCAATACATTCCAGTGGTTTAAAGAGAATACTTATTACCTTGAGGATGATCACAATCCATTTAATCGTTTAGATGCTCTAAAAAGAAGTATGGAATGTCCTACTTATAACCAAAAATTTCCACTGGGTATTTTCTATATAAACGAAGGCAAAAAGACCTTTGAAGAAAACCTTCCTGTATATGAGAGAGATAGTTCTCCACTTTATAGTCGAAAAGTTGATAGGGAAAAATTAAAGGCACTGGTAGAATCAAAGAGAATTATTTAA
- the msrA gene encoding peptide-methionine (S)-S-oxide reductase MsrA, which produces MEKATFGAGCFWSVEDTFRNLKGVVSTAVGYEGGVKDNPSYSEVCTGNTLHAEVLEIEFNPKIISYKDLLNVFWKIHDPTTLNRQGPDIGTQYRSVIFYHNLEQKELAEKSKKTLQKSGKYKNDIVTTIEEAMTFYRAEEYHQQYLEKRGLKSCRF; this is translated from the coding sequence CTGGAAAAAGCTACCTTTGGTGCCGGGTGTTTTTGGAGTGTGGAAGATACTTTTAGAAATTTGAAGGGTGTAGTATCAACAGCAGTTGGTTATGAAGGAGGAGTGAAGGATAATCCTAGTTACAGTGAGGTTTGCACTGGAAATACCCTGCATGCTGAGGTTTTGGAGATTGAATTCAATCCAAAGATAATATCTTATAAAGACTTGTTGAATGTTTTTTGGAAGATCCATGACCCAACCACTTTAAATCGGCAAGGCCCGGATATAGGTACTCAGTATAGATCAGTTATTTTTTATCATAACCTGGAGCAAAAAGAGCTTGCAGAAAAATCTAAAAAAACTCTCCAAAAATCTGGAAAATATAAAAATGATATTGTGACTACTATTGAAGAAGCCATGACTTTTTATCGTGCTGAAGAATACCACCAGCAGTATCTTGAAAAGAGAGGGCTTAAAAGCTGTAGATTTTAA
- a CDS encoding Mur ligase family protein — MITGKKILVVGAGNAGRPAANLLNYLGNEVRVSDSLNYNSLPKKARKKVKELERKGIIFELGTHIFDSVLWADAIFVSPNIPENADIRKFIEESSQKKEITNITTSDIGKILNSQIKIPMIGIAGTDGKTTTTNMINFALDESFNTLIFSSLQDSLVIEGLVDLVVNKKTQSKDFAVFELPHGTIRMADGLELCSGVLTNLTPDHMDEFASYDEYIQRNYSVTDLLHDNGVLILNGDDPIITHQAQKLDKEHIFYGMGTPQIVEFEGVTYTPLDVELDITANDVELKGLDGSSFDLKIASIPTAICDNCGEINCKCGNFQRKYVGPYDCRMELKIPGTFNIENALATIAIGMIIGLEFDYLKDRIESFNGVKGRLEKIDNVNGINIFMDAAHNPESMEKLLDGLTLKGRLIISLDNPDTLTTRDKFKIGKILSRKTDVIITSAKNETTELIDWEAAKEVALGSEGTEIYLTETVERSIDKALEISAPGDTILHIGPGVVNAYQNVKNDIIKSISSFKASQTNIVVIGGCGTVGSLMARILKQKGADVTVSDMAKDTPLKEIFQKEGIKLDLGGHSEAVVKEADLIAVAPSLMVNDKLLEKIKNLTDADIISVDEVLNSYTINKPVIGITGTNGKTTTTQMLKNILNLAGKHVPEHYMDIQGNTELIPALQSRLKGDLAVVEIGTFGNPLEIKKSALDSEVMVGIITNISRDHMGYGSDFAKYINCKKEIVDVADILILNANDPIVASFSKDIDPDNVIFYGIKNFNSNYNTLGEGRECPQCENTIRYQEHYLGHLGNYNCICGHKTPEADVLAVDVSNNSFTLMIGSHKARVNLKTGGTCNIYNALTAASGALVMGIEFDDIVRGLEEFEGVEGRFQQINENPKIIMDYAHNPAGVKASLQTISTLKKQDSRLIVINTISSESGLQGDREIALVLNDADIVVPASFAARASCENINRTIIETEASHDMVKVGTLGASKNQVQEAIEKVLNISTGSDIVLIIGEGGVKYSKEILEKINI, encoded by the coding sequence GTGATAACTGGCAAAAAAATACTGGTGGTAGGAGCAGGGAATGCTGGTAGGCCTGCTGCAAACCTTTTAAATTATTTAGGTAATGAAGTTAGAGTTTCTGATAGTTTAAATTATAATTCACTTCCAAAAAAAGCCCGCAAGAAGGTAAAGGAACTGGAAAGAAAAGGAATCATATTTGAATTAGGAACTCATATATTTGATAGTGTATTGTGGGCTGATGCTATATTTGTTTCTCCGAACATACCTGAAAATGCAGATATTCGTAAATTTATTGAAGAATCAAGCCAGAAAAAAGAAATAACTAACATTACTACCTCTGACATTGGTAAAATATTGAATTCTCAAATAAAAATCCCTATGATTGGAATAGCCGGTACCGATGGGAAGACTACAACCACCAATATGATTAACTTTGCCTTGGATGAATCATTCAATACACTTATATTTTCTTCCCTGCAGGATTCTCTGGTAATAGAAGGACTAGTTGACTTAGTGGTTAATAAAAAAACCCAGAGCAAAGATTTTGCAGTATTTGAATTACCTCATGGTACTATACGCATGGCAGATGGTTTAGAATTATGTTCTGGTGTTTTAACCAACCTTACCCCGGATCACATGGATGAGTTTGCAAGTTATGATGAATATATTCAGAGAAATTATTCTGTAACTGATTTACTACATGATAACGGAGTTCTAATATTAAATGGCGATGATCCTATCATCACTCACCAGGCACAAAAACTGGACAAAGAACACATATTTTATGGTATGGGAACACCACAAATAGTGGAATTTGAAGGAGTAACTTATACTCCTCTGGATGTGGAGTTGGATATAACTGCCAATGATGTGGAACTAAAAGGATTAGATGGTTCTTCTTTTGACTTAAAAATAGCATCGATTCCTACAGCAATCTGTGATAACTGTGGGGAAATTAATTGTAAATGTGGAAACTTCCAGAGAAAATATGTGGGCCCATATGATTGCCGCATGGAATTGAAAATACCTGGAACATTCAATATCGAAAACGCCCTAGCCACCATTGCCATAGGAATGATAATAGGATTGGAATTTGATTATTTAAAAGATAGGATAGAATCATTTAATGGTGTAAAGGGCCGATTAGAGAAAATAGATAATGTGAATGGAATCAATATATTCATGGACGCGGCCCATAACCCTGAGAGCATGGAAAAACTTCTAGATGGACTTACCTTAAAAGGAAGACTAATCATCAGTCTGGACAATCCGGATACTCTCACAACTAGAGATAAATTCAAGATAGGGAAAATCTTAAGCAGAAAAACCGATGTGATAATAACCAGTGCCAAAAACGAAACCACAGAACTTATTGATTGGGAAGCAGCCAAAGAAGTAGCCTTAGGAAGTGAAGGTACTGAAATTTATCTCACTGAAACTGTGGAAAGATCCATTGACAAGGCCCTGGAGATCTCAGCACCAGGTGACACTATATTACATATAGGGCCAGGTGTGGTTAATGCTTATCAAAATGTTAAAAATGATATAATTAAATCGATTTCTTCTTTTAAAGCATCACAAACCAATATTGTGGTTATTGGTGGTTGTGGAACGGTAGGTAGTTTAATGGCCCGTATTTTAAAACAAAAAGGGGCCGATGTCACAGTCTCTGATATGGCTAAAGACACTCCGCTAAAGGAAATATTCCAGAAAGAAGGTATTAAATTGGATTTAGGTGGCCACAGTGAAGCAGTAGTTAAAGAAGCTGATCTAATTGCTGTCGCTCCCAGTCTTATGGTAAATGATAAACTCCTGGAAAAAATTAAAAACCTCACGGATGCAGATATTATCAGTGTAGATGAAGTATTAAATTCATATACTATTAATAAACCTGTAATTGGAATCACGGGAACCAATGGAAAGACCACAACTACTCAGATGTTAAAAAATATTTTAAATCTGGCGGGTAAACACGTTCCAGAACATTATATGGATATACAGGGGAACACAGAACTCATACCGGCATTACAATCTCGATTAAAAGGGGACCTGGCTGTTGTGGAAATTGGAACATTTGGAAACCCCTTGGAGATAAAAAAGTCTGCCCTTGATAGTGAAGTGATGGTGGGCATAATTACCAATATCTCTCGAGATCATATGGGTTACGGGAGTGATTTTGCTAAATATATCAACTGTAAAAAGGAAATTGTAGATGTGGCAGATATCTTAATTCTAAATGCAAACGACCCCATTGTAGCCAGTTTCTCTAAAGACATTGACCCAGATAATGTGATATTTTATGGAATAAAAAATTTTAATTCCAATTATAATACTTTAGGTGAGGGAAGAGAATGCCCTCAGTGTGAAAATACAATCAGATATCAGGAACATTACCTGGGGCATCTGGGCAATTACAACTGCATCTGTGGCCATAAAACTCCCGAAGCAGATGTTTTAGCAGTTGATGTTAGCAATAATAGTTTTACTTTAATGATTGGTTCCCATAAAGCCCGTGTTAACCTTAAAACAGGAGGCACATGTAATATTTACAATGCCCTAACTGCTGCCAGTGGGGCATTGGTAATGGGAATTGAATTTGATGATATAGTTCGAGGATTAGAAGAGTTTGAAGGGGTGGAAGGAAGATTCCAGCAGATTAATGAAAACCCTAAAATTATCATGGACTATGCTCATAATCCTGCTGGTGTTAAAGCATCGTTACAAACTATTTCTACCTTAAAAAAACAAGATTCCCGTCTAATAGTAATAAATACCATTTCCTCAGAAAGCGGTCTTCAAGGGGACCGTGAAATTGCATTAGTACTGAATGATGCAGATATTGTCGTCCCTGCTTCTTTTGCAGCGAGAGCGTCTTGTGAAAATATTAACAGGACAATTATTGAAACAGAAGCCAGCCATGATATGGTTAAGGTAGGGACTTTAGGTGCCAGTAAAAATCAAGTACAAGAAGCAATAGAAAAAGTGCTAAATATATCCACTGGAAGTGATATTGTATTAATTATAGGTGAAGGGGGAGTTAAGTATTCAAAAGAAATTCTGGAAAAGATCAACATTTAA